The following coding sequences lie in one Rutidosis leptorrhynchoides isolate AG116_Rl617_1_P2 chromosome 4, CSIRO_AGI_Rlap_v1, whole genome shotgun sequence genomic window:
- the LOC139842432 gene encoding uncharacterized protein — MKEDILALFNRFWELDEISNGCNSSFIALIPKKNDPQSFGDYRPISLIGCLYKILSKVLTKRLQSVISSVIGFEQSAYIKNRYILDGILIANEALHDLKATKHKGFLFKVDFEKAFDRLSNSETNAMVEWLGCASGTLPITYLGLPIGSSMKKLKDWESVFEKLEKRLADWKAKSLSYDGRLTLIKSVLSRIPLNFFSLYKAPICVINKLESLRRRFFWEGRVTSQKCLGLNGTFVCFLENMVGLISGHLQLKIKLY; from the exons ATGAAAGAGGATATTCTTGCACTTTTTAATCGATTTTGGGAGTTGGATGAGATATCGAATGGGTGTAACTCGTCTTTTATTGCACTAATTCCTAAAAAGAATGATCCTCAAAGTTTTGGTGATTACCGTCCTATTAGTTTAATCGGGTGTTTATACAAAATTTTATCCAAAGTGCTGACAAAAAGGCTACAAAGTGTCATCTCATCGGTTATCGGGTTTGAACAAAGTGCATATATTAAAAATCGGTATATCCTTGATGGTATTCTAATTGCTAATGAGGCGCTTCATGATCTTAAAGCAACAAAACATAAAGGATTTCTTTTTAAAGTAGATTTTGAGAAGGCTTTCGATA GATTATCTAATTCGGAAACGAATGCCATGGTCGAATGGCTTGGATGTGCATCAGGAACTTTACCGATTACTTACCTCGGTCTCCCTATTGGTTCCTCCATGAAAAAATTAAAGGATTGGGAATCGGTGTTCGAAAAGCTCGAAAAAAGACTTGCGGATTGGAAAGCTAAATCATTATCCTATGATGGTCGTCTCACTCTCATTAAATCAGTATTATCTCGTATACCTCTTAATTTTTTCTCACTTTATAAGGCCCCAATTTGTGTTATTAATAAATTGGAAAGTTTGAGACGTCGTTTTTTTTGGGAGGGTCGAGTGACGTCTCAAAAatgtcttgggttaaatgggaccTTTGTATGTTTCCTCGAGAACATGGTGGGCTTGATATCGGGTCACTTGCAATTAAAAATCAAGCTTTACTAG
- the LOC139842433 gene encoding uncharacterized protein, with the protein MIRFHNPDIFAIQESKRKNVNDNLIEIIWAIKGRWVGKISNSIIVNVYGPHTDNLKQKFWDSLESIMQVGIDDWIICGDFNEVRRESERKNCVFIESRAKMFNDFIDKSNLVEIPLGACITKWGDIAACTLDRKYSDHCPIILKVCTNDFGPRPTWVFNNWFEDVECEELIEEAWKLATRNSRADCIVRDKLKKIKLVLKEKCDPKYNTLNVEIDNLQKEVAKWENLLGSRDLTESEISLWLETRKNWLQKDKQKAEILKQKSRIKWATDGDENIKYFHSCIKRRQNKNNIRGISLNGLWIEDPDTIKLEAFKHFQERFRDTNSRRFKLRGPLEKSLTSEEANFLETPFSLTEIFNAINDVGVKTHPVRMGLI; encoded by the exons ATGATTCGTTTTCACAATCCGGATATTTTTGCAATTCAAGAATCCAAACGTAAAAATGTAAACGATAATCTCATTGAAATTATTTGGG ctATAAAAGGGAGGTGGGTTGGGAAAATTTCGAATTCAATTATTGTAAATGTTTATGGACCTCACACGGATAACCTTAAACAAAAATTTTGGGATAGCCTCGAAAGTATTATGCAGGTTGGTATTGATGATTGGATAATTTGTGGGGATTTTAATGAAGTAAGAAGAGAATCGGAACGTAAAAATTGTGTCTTTATAGAAAGTAGGGCTAAAATGTTCAATGACTTTATTGACAAATCTAATTTAGTTGAGATTCCGTTGGGTG CTTGTATAACAAAGTGGGGTGATATAGCCGCTTGCACTTTAGATCGAAAATACTCTGATCATTGTCCTATTATTTTGAAAGTATGCACCAATGACTTTGGGCCGAGACCTACATGGGTTTTTAATAACTGGTTTGAAGACGTGGAATGTGAAGAATTAATTGAGGAGGCATGGAAATTGGCAACTAGAAATTCTCGGGCCGattgtattgttcgtgataaactTAAAAAGATAAAATTGGTACTAAAAGAAAAATGCGATCCAAAATACAACACTCTAAATGTCGAGATTGACAACTTGCAAAAAGAAGTGGCAAAATGGGAAAATCTTTTAGGCTCACGTGATCTTACGGAATCTGAAATCTCTTTATGGCTTGAAACGAGGAAAAATTGGTTACAAAAAGATAAACAGAAAgccgaaattttaaaacaaaaatcaaGAATTAAGTGGGCAACGGACGGGGACGAAAATATTAAGTACTTTCACTCATGTATAAAAAGACGTCAAAACAAAAACAATATTCGGGGTATAAGTTTGAATGGCTTATGGATTGAGGATCCGGACACAATAAAATTAGAAGCTTTTAAACACTTTCAAGAAAGATTCCGAGATACCAATTCAAGAAGGTTTAAACTCCGGGGTCCTTTAGAAAAAAGCCTCACTTCCGAGGAAGCAAATTTTCTTGAAACACCTTTTTCCCTTACGGAAATTTTTAATGCTATTAATGATGTGGGGGTGAAAACGCACCCGGTCCGGATGGGTTTAATATGA